A window of Juglans regia cultivar Chandler chromosome 7, Walnut 2.0, whole genome shotgun sequence contains these coding sequences:
- the LOC108995388 gene encoding thioredoxin-like protein HCF164, chloroplastic, translated as MARVASSSVGLHRFRPTFRTPQSSRLMKTTPLHYPNKTHKLRSIACCQTKPEVETSSSEKLVDGNTDAQATSSSVENGPPEFPNKGINKQIAVVSTLAALGLFLSARLDFGVSLKDLSAAALPYEEALSNGKPTVVEFYADWCEVCRELAPDVYKVEQQFKDRVNFVMLNVDNTKWEQELDEFGVEGIPHFAFLDRNGNEEGNVVGRLPGRYLLENVNALARGEESIPHARVVGQYSSAESRKAHQVVDPRSHG; from the exons ATGGCTCGCGTCGCCTCAAGCTCCGTCGGCCTCCATAGATTCCGACCCACCTTTCGAACCCCTCAATCTTCACGGCTCATGAAGACCACCCCTCTTCACTACCCCAACAAGACCCATAAACTTCGAAGCATAGCTTGCTGCCAAACAAAGCCGGAAGTCGAGACCTCCTCGTCG GAAAAGTTGGTTGATGGCAATACCGATGCCCAAGCAACAAGTTCCTCCGTGGAGAATGGTCCTCCGGAATTCCCAAACAAGGGCATCAACAAGCAGATAGCAGTGGTCTCTACTCTGGCTGCGCTGGGGCTTTTCTTGTCGGCCCGACTAGATTTCGGTGTTTCTTTGAAGGACCTATCTGCCGCCGCATTGCCTTACGAAGAG GCTCTTTCAAATGGGAAGCCCACTGTTGTGGAATTTTACGCAGATTGGTGCGAAGTATGCCGGGAATTAGCTCCAGATGTCTACAAAGTTGAGCAACAATTCAA GGACCGTGTGAATTTTGTTATGCTGAATGTTGACAACACGAAATGGGAACAGGAGCTTGACGAGTTTGGCGTTGAGGGTATTCCTCACTTTGCATTCCTAGATAGGAATGGGAATGAGGAGGGCAATGTAGTTGGCAGGCTTCCAGGCCGGTACCTGCTTGAGAATGTGAATGCCTTAGCACGTGGGGAAGAATCCATTCCCCATGCCCGTGTTGTGGGACAGTATTCGAGTGCTGAATCAAGGAAGGCACACCAAGTTGTCGATCCTCGAAGTCATGGGTAG
- the LOC108995381 gene encoding uncharacterized protein LOC108995381: MASTISPLLQTLSHGRLRDAPLISCKAQASKPAPIRRTTTVPSGRRQLLSLLAASSALTAIERPSNAVDIPLFGLRKKLKDAEKEAEEIVKEGFEAAEKGIETVEKGFVTAEKGIETAEEGIQKAEKGIETVLSFGGLAQAGVVAGAEVVGILIATSIVNGILGPEAQKS, encoded by the coding sequence ATGGCTTCCACAATCTCACCGCTGCTCCAAACCCTCTCACACGGCCGTCTGCGCGATGCGCCCCTTATCTCCTGCAAGGCGCAAGCCTCCAAACCCGCGCCAATACGTCGCACAACTACCGTTCCATCCGGAAGGAGACAGTTGTTGTCCCTGCTAGCGGCGTCGTCGGCTTTGACGGCGATAGAGCGGCCATCGAATGCGGTGGACATTCCGCTGTTTGGATTGAGGAAGAAACTGAAAGATGCTGAGAAGGAAGCGGAGGAGATAGTAAAGGAGGGATTTGAAGCGGCGGAAAAGGGAATAGAAACGGTGGAGAAAGGATTCGTGACGGCAGAGAAGGGGATAGAAACGGCGGAGGAGGGAATCCAAAAGGCGGAGAAAGGGATCGAAACGGTACTCAGTTTCGGAGGGTTGGCGCAGGCGGGAGTGGTGGCGGGAGCGGAGGTCGTCGGGATATTGATTGCTACTTCGATCGTGAATGGTATATTGGGGCCCGAGGCTCAGAAATCGTAG
- the LOC108995363 gene encoding protein HGV2 has product MAEEAPASETSVTMAAPEVDEALAPNAQETRTSNEATIESNAQGGTESTCNNNNNAAETSSEGDREKSLEFADQLMDRGSKAIKDNDLDEAAECFSRALEIRVAHYGELAPECVRAYYKYGCALLYKAQDEADPLGAVPKKESDSQQDSAKDGSVKSAINRESTSASVLDNVEEEGSTNHQDGAPDNVSSGKDQEEEDEDSDGENLAEADEDESDLDLAWKMLDVARAIVEKHSNDSMEKVDILSALAEVALEREDIETSLSDYQKALSLLERLVEQDSRQIAELNFRICLCLEVGSQPLEAIPYCQKAISVCKSRVQHLMNEVNGASESTISSSASELDQGGNSNVSHSDNSATDKGAEIGTLNDLCGELEKKLEDLQQLALNPKSILAEILGFASVKSSGSEKSASPAVLNSSQMGTANSKGDFDSPTISTAHTNGSSEVTHLGVVGRGVKRVNSVTAESSPTKKPALDSSENKGDRKTS; this is encoded by the exons ATGGCTGAAGAGGCTCCAGCATCAGAAACCTCGGTTACAATGGCAGCCCCTGAAGTGGACGAAGCCTTAGCTCCGAACGCTCAGGAAACCCGCACCTCGAACGAGGCAACCATAGAGTCCAACGCTCAGGGGGGCACCGAGTCCActtgcaacaacaacaacaacgcagctgAGACTTCTTCCGAAGGAGATCGAGAAAAATCGTTGGAGTTCGCGGACCAGTTGATGGATAGGGGATCCAAGGCCATCAAGGATAACGATCTAGACGAGGCCGCCGAGTGTTTCAGCCGTGCCCTAgagattag GGTCGCACACTATGGTGAACTTGCTCCTGAATGCGTCCGTGCATACTATAAATATGGATGTGCACTGCTGTACAAAGCTCAGGATGAGGCTGATCCATTGGGTGCTGTACCTAAGAAGGAGAGTGATTCTCAACAAGACTCTGCTAAAGATGGATCTGTTAAGAGTGCTATAAACAGGGAATCTACATCAGCTTCTGTTTTGGATAATGTTGAAGAGGAAGGGAGTACGAATCATCAGGATGGAGCACCAGATAATG TGTCGAGTGGAAAGgaccaagaagaagaagatgaggataGTGATGGTGAGAATCTGGCTGAAGCAGATGAGGATGAGTCTGACCTTGATTTGgcatggaaaatgctagatgttGCGAGAGCAATTGTAGAAAAACACTCAAATGACTCAATGGAAAAAGTGGACATATTATCAGCATTGGCAGAAGTGGCACTGGAAAGAG AGGACATCGAAACTTCTCTCAGCGACTACCAGAAAGCACTATCTCTCTTAGAACGGCTGGTTGAACAAGACAGTAGACAGATAGCTGAACT GAATTTCCGGATCTGTTTGTGTCTGGAGGTTGGGTCCCAACCACTGGAAGCCATTCCATATTGCCAGAAAGCTATATCGGTTTGCAAGTCTCGAGTGCAGCATCTCATGAATGAAGTAAATGGTGCCTCGGAATCAACAATTTCCTCATCTGCTTCTGAGCTAGATCAGGGTGGCAACTCCAATGTTTCTCATTCTGATAATTCTGCAACAGATAAAGGAGCAGAGATTGGAACACTCAATGACCTCTGTGGTGAGCTGGAGAAGAAG CTTGAAGATCTTCAGCAACTGGCCCTTAATCCAAAGTCAATCCTCGCTGAAATTCTAGGGTTTGCGTCTGTTAAGTCAAGTGGCAGTGAAAAGAGTGCGTCTCCAGCAGTGTTGAACTCCTCACAGATGGGTACTGCTAACAGCAAGGGAGATTTTGACTCCCCAACCATTTCCACTGCTCACACAAATGGGTCTTCTGAAGTCACGCATCTGGGTGTGGTAGGAAGAGGAGTCAAGCGTGTGAACTCAGTCACAGCAGAATCAAGTCCAACGAAGAAAcctgcattggattcatcagAAAATAAAGGTGATAGAAAAACCTCTTGA
- the LOC108995368 gene encoding BTB/POZ domain-containing protein At5g66560 — protein MAPDAEKNSSKGQAWFCTTGLPSDIVIEVDDMTFHLHRFPLMSKSRQLHQLIIEQEMKTERREETDRNDGGEVEGNEIEEVQCYITLPPDFPGGSEAFEMAAKFCYGVKIDLNASNVAPLRCAGEVLEMTEEYSEDNLISKTERLLSQLVLKSLKDSVRALKSCEKVMPLAEALGITQRCIDSIASRASSADPSLFGWPMSDGANTGNEARDTSTANQQILWNGIETSGRRKGLRRGPNAESWLEDLVLLSLPFFKRLISAMKAEDLSPEIIESCLILYAKKHIPGISRLNNRRPSSSSSSSIANSESEQRELLETIISNLPLEKSSSRSSSTATRFLFGLLRTVNILNASEDCRAALEKKIGSQLEQASLDDLLIPSYSYLNETLYDVDCVERILTHFLHGLELQRIQSEDIDNGDGVDRVRSPALMLVGKLIDAYLSETASDANLKPEKFYSLAISLPDQARLFDDGLYGAVDVYLKAHAWLPEAEREKISGVLDCQKLSLDACTHAAQNERLPLRAVVQVLFFEQLQLRQAIAGTLLAAETAAPLGPGRLSAQVRRREEDQEDEEEVDAGDSAVHAEGGECSAITWRATVRENQVLRLDMDSMRTRVHQLERECSTMKKVIEKIDKQAVAPANGRWMKGSSKLTRRFGCKFKTQVCDSHEATVVDAPRRGRHHHQQ, from the exons ATGGCGCCAGATGCTGAGAAGAACAGTTCCAAAGGGCAAGCATGGTTTTGTACCACTGGTTTACCTAGCGACATTGTGATCGAAGTCGACGACATGACCTTTCATCTCCACAGG ttcCCTTTGATGTCCAAAAGTCGGCAGCTTCACCAGCTCATAATCGAGCAAGAGATGAAGACAGAACGGCGAGAAGAGACTGACCGGAACGATGGGGGTGAGGTTGAAGGAAATGAGATTGAGGAGGTACAGTGTTACATAACGCTCCCACCGGACTTCCCCGGCGGCTCCGAGGCGTTCGAGATGGCGGCCAAGTTCTGCTACGGCGTCAAGATCGACCTGAACGCTTCCAACGTGGCGCCCCTCCGCTGCGCCGGGGAGGTCCTGGAGATGACTGAGGAATATTCTGAGGACAACCTTATCTCCAAGACCGAGAGGCTTTTATCCCAGTTGGTGCTCAAGAGCCTCAAGGACTCTGTCAGAGCACTGAAATCCTGCGAAAAAGTAATGCCTTTGGCTGAGGCGCTGGGGATTACGCAGCGGTGCATCGATTCGATCGCTTCGAGAGCGTCGTCGGCCGATCCCTCTCTATTCGGCTGGCCGATGAGTGACGGAGCGAATACCGGGAACGAAGCTCGGGATACTTCTACTGCGAATCAACAGATCCTCTGGAACGGGATCGAGACCAGCGGGAGAAGAAAGGGTTTGCGTAGGGGCCCGAATGCTGAGTCTTGGTTGGAGGATTTGGTGCTACTCAGCCTGCCATTCTTTAAGCGTTTGATTTCCGCGATGAAAGCAGAAGATCTGAGCCCGGAGATCATCGAGAGCTGCTTGATTTTATACGCGAAGAAACACATCCCTGGCATTTCTCGTTTGAACAATCGAAGGCCGTCgtcgtcgtcttcttcctctatAGCAAATTCAGAGAGTGAACAGAGGGAACTCTTAGAGACTATAATCTCCAATCTTCCATTGGAGAAGAGCTCCTCGAGGTCATCTTCCACGGCAACCAGATTCTTATTCGGATTGTTAAGGACGGTAAATATATTGAACGCGTCAGAAGACTGCAGAGCTGCTCTGGAGAAGAAGATCGGGTCCCAGCTCGAGCAAGCCTCGCTAGATGACCTCCTGATTCCGAGTTATTCGTATCTGAATGAGACGCTGTATGATGTTGATTGCGTCGAGAGGATCTTAACACACTTCCTCCATGGATTAGAGCTGCAGAGAATCCAAAGCGAGGATATAGACAATGGAGATGGAGTAGACAGAGTCAGATCTCCAGCGTTGATGCTAGTCGGAAAATTAATTGACGCTTACTTATCAGAGACCGCCTCGGACGCCAATCTCAAGCCAGAAAAATTCTATAGCCTAGCGATTTCGCTTCCAGATCAAGCTAGACTCTTCGACGACGGTCTTTACGGAGCCGTTGATGTCTATCTCAAG GCGCATGCATGGCTGCCGGAGGCGGAGCGAGAGAAGATAAGTGGAGTGCTGGACTGTCAGAAGCTTTCGCTAGACGCATGCACGCACGCGGCACAGAACGAGCGTCTTCCGCTCCGGGCAGTTGTGCAAGTTCTGTTCTTTGAGCAGCTTCAGCTTCGACAGGCCATCGCGGGAACTCTGCTCGCCGCTGAAACGGCGGCGCCACTAGGTCCCGGACGGCTCTCTGCCCAGGTCCGACGGCGGGAAGAGGATCAAGAGGATGAGGAAGAAGTCGACGCGGGAGATTCGGCAGTACATGCGGAGGGCGGAGAGTGCAGCGCGATCACGTGGCGGGCAACGGTGAGGGAGAATCAGGTGCTGCGGCTGGACATGGATAGCATGAGGACGCGGGTGCATCAGCTGGAGCGGGAGTGCTCCACGATGAAGAAAGTCATCGAGAAGATCGACAAGCAGGCGGTCGCGCCAGCAAACGGACGGTGGATGAAAGGCTCTTCGAAACTGACGAGGAGGTTCGGGTGTAAGTTCAAGACACAGGTGTGTGACTCACACGAAGCGACGGTCGTGGATGCTCCGAGAAGAGGACGACACCATCATCAGCAGTAG
- the LOC108995251 gene encoding cold-regulated 413 plasma membrane protein 2, translated as MGRKDYLAMKTDPATATATADLIDSDNKELKIAAKRLINHATKLGGLGFGTSFLKWVASFAAIYLLILDRTNWRTNMLTSLLVPYIFFSLPSVLFNFFRGEVGRWIAFIAVILRLFFPRHFPDWLEMPGSLILLLVVAPSFFAHTLKDSWVGIVICLIIGCYLLQEHIRASGGFRNSFTQTHGISNTVGIILLLVYPVWALVIHFL; from the exons ATGGGGAGGAAGGATTATTTGGCCATGAAAACTGATCCGGCCACGGCCACGGCCACGGCGGATTTGATCGACTCTGATAACAAAGAACTCAAGATCGCCGCAAAGAGGCTCATCAATCATGCCACTAAGCTTGGTGGCCTCGGCTTTGGGACTTCTTTTCTCAAATGGGTCGCTTCCTTCGCTGCAAT TTATTTGCTGATATTGGATCGAACCAACTGGAGAACAAACATGCTGACTTCACTTTTAGTCCCTTACATATTCTTTAGCCTTCCTTCGGTGTTGTTCAATTTTTTCAG AGGAGAGGTAGGGAGATGGATTGCTTTCATTGCAGTTATACTAAGGCTTTTCTTCCCGCGACACTTCCCAG ATTGGCTGGAGATGCCAGGATCTTTGATTCTTCTCCTGGTTGTGGCTCCCAGCTTCTTTGCACACACCTTGAAGGATAGCTGGGTTGGTATCGTGATATGCCTTATCATTGGTTGTTACCTACTGCAAGAGCACATCCGAGCATCTGGTGGATTCAGAAATTCCTTCACTCAAACCCATGGAATATCGAACACGGTTGGCATTATCCTTCTGTTAGTCTATCCTGTATGGGCACTTGTCATCCACTTCCTCTAG
- the LOC108995342 gene encoding oxygen-evolving enhancer protein 1, chloroplastic, with amino-acid sequence MAASLQAAATLMQPAKVGVVSSRSSLQLRSSQSVSKSFGLEPVAARLTCSLQTDFKDLAHKCVDATKIAGFALATSALVVSGASAEGVPKRLTYDEIQSKTYMEVKGTGTANQCPTIDGGVEKFAFKAGKYNAKKLCLEPTAFTVKAEGVNKNSPPAFQNTKLMTRLTYTLDEIEGPFEVSPDGAIKFEEKDGIDYAAVTVQLPGGERVPFLFTIKQLVASGKPDSFSGEFLVPSYRGSSFLDPKGRGGSTGYDNAVALPAGGRGDEEELVKENIKNTSSSKGKITLSVTKSKPETGEVIGVFESVQPSDTDLGAKTPKDVKIQGIWYAQLD; translated from the exons ATGGCAGCCTCCCTGCAAGCAGCGGCTACACTCATGCAACCCGCCAAGGTGGGTGTCGTGTCTTCTAGGAGCAGTCTACAGCTGAGGTCTTCACAGAGTGTTTCCAAGTCCTTTGGCCTGGAACCAGTTGCAGCCAGGCTCACCTGCTCTCTGCAAACTGATTTCAAGGACTTGGCTCACAAATGTGTCGACGCTACCAAGATTGCCGGCTTTGCTCTTGCTACTTCTGCTCTCGTTGTCTCG GGAGCAAGTGCTGAAGGAGTTCCAAAGAGACTAACTTATGACGAAATTCAAAGCAAGACATACATGGAGGTAAAGGGAACTGGGACAGCCAACCAATGCCCAACCATTGATGGCGGAGTCGAGAAATTTGCATTCAAGGCTGGCAAGTACAATGCCAAGAAGTTGTGCCTGGAACCAACTGCATTCACTGTCAAAGCTGAGGGCGTGAACAAGAATTCCCCACCTGCGTTCCAAAACACCAAGCTCATGACCCGCTTAACCTACACCCTCGATGAAATCGAGGGACCTTTCGAGGTGTCCCCCGACGGCGCCATCAAGTTCGAGGAAAAAGATGGCATTGACTACGCAGCCGTGACTGTTCAGCTGCCTGGAGGCGAGAGAGTGCCATTCCTTTTCACCATCAAACAGTTGGTGGCATCAGGGAAACCAGATAGCTTTAGCGGAGAGTTTTTGGTGCCATCTTACCGAGGCTCCTCGTTCTTGGACCCAAAGGGCAGGGGTGGCTCAACTGGCTATGACAATGCAGTTGCATTGCCTGCTGGAGGTAGAGGAGACGAGGAAGAACTTGTGAAGGAGAACATCAAGAATACATCTTCATCAAAAGGGAAAATCACCCTGAGTGTCACCAAGAGCAAGCCTGAGACTGGGGAGGTGATTGGAGTGTTCGAGAGCGTCCAGCCTTCAGACACTGATTTGGGAGCAAAGACTCCAAAGGATGTGAAGATCCAGGGAATCTGGTATGCTCAGCTTGATTGA